The genomic stretch CTTCTTTTCCGGCAGGAGTGTCTGAGCAGGTTACATTGGCCCTGAAATTCTTCACCTTTTCCAAGTGCCCACCTGCAATATCTCAGGTGCTTCAAATCCAGGATCCCACGTAAGGTTCACGTTGTCGTACGGCACTCAGCAGGGAGGGCCGCCTCTTTAGCCCCCGGCGCCGTCTGCACCTTCCACTGCAGTGACCTCCCAATCCCATTAGGCCCAGAAGTTGCTCCTTCCTTTCGATGCCAGGTCACAGCCCAAACCTGTGGGTCTCTGATGCCGCCGTATTTCTGCACCTGCCTGAACGCGGGGACACTGGCGGACGTTGCTCCTTAGTGGCTAGGACTTATTTCTAGTATTATTCTGATCCCAGACTCTGTCCTTCTCCCCTCTGGAAGTTGCTTTCTTTTCATGACATCTCAGAGAATTTGCAGCTCCATAGGAAACGGAATAGAAAACCAGTCAAAATTGCTGTTCTGTGTGTTTAACTCCTGCAGGATATATTATTCAatttggatgtgtgtgtgtgtgtgtgtgtgtgtctgtcggCATGGAGGGAAGGGTGGTGATTTCCCCAGCTGGGGGCAGCTCACGCAAAGCTCCCAGGATTCCAGTCACACGGCGACTCCTTTCCACTTTGGCAGCCTCTCTTCTTCCAAACCCCCTATTTTCATCCATTTCATCCCACTGAAATCTAGACCTTGCTCACAAGTGGCCAAAGTAAACTCCAGGTGACTAAAATGGTCGTTTCCATACGGTTGGTAATTGGCtctcccagggcagggagaggagggccaGCCCCGGGAATACCGAGCAGGGCTTCAAAGAGCAAGACCCTCATTTCTCTGGAAATCCTCGCAGATGGCGGGTATGAAACACCTACCTCTTCACTGTGGCCCACTGTAATGCAACAAGAGCCAgcaccccttccttcctgccccagggcgaGATTTCTCTCGGCTTTATCCGTGACCCAGAAGGACATCTCACAGCAATGTCCCATTTCAGACTTTCCCCTCCAACCCAAGACACACCCTCTGCATGTCTGGCTGCTGCCACCGCCCAGCTTCATCACCATCACCTCCCACAGAAGGAACccccacttcccaaaggcccaaaGTGCCCTGGCTCGGGGCACTTAACACTTCAGGGCTCGCTCCTGGAGCCCCACCGCCTCGTCCCATGTTGTCTTATTCTGTGGGACTTAGGGGACGTCTCACCACTTTCCTCATGTGACAGTGGCTCCTAGACCATCACTCTAGGTGTGGGTGTGTCCTGCTTTTCCTAGCGTTCCCGCTACTAACACAGGCCCTTCCGGAGAGCAGAGGCTCCGTGGAGGTCTGCGGAACAAACAAGCCAGTGGGCAGGGGGCTTATTGACGCCGATGAACCTTCTCCTACTTTCTTAAAATACCCGTGCAAATCCAACTCAACGGAGATAGTTCGTTTTATTTACAGAATGACagacaagacagggaagcaagaaTTGGAACAacaatggcttttatttttctatttcttcccccaTCTATATCACTGCTAAGTACTTCCACGTTTCCAGAGCAGTTCTGATTCCAATTCCCTGTTATCTTGTACACGGTCACAAAACGAACTGGGAGATTTCCCAACCTCTCTTACAAACAGCAAAACTCTTGTTCTTGAACTGAATTAGTGCAAATACCTGTGGGATTAACGTCATACACAAAGTTAGACACTGAAGCTTGTTTAGTCTTCTATTCAAAGAaccaacatttgaaaaattcctaaagaaaacagacatggaaGTCCATGTCAACATACACAACAGGAACCCAAAGATGCTGCACACCGGCTTCCCCCAACTCGCCCGGCTCTCACTGCTTAGAAGGCTGACCGCTCCCTCTTCAAACTCAGAGTGAAGGATCagccccccttcctgccccacgGGAGAAGCTGCTGGACGTGGGACCGGCTGCTGCTCTGGCTGAGGCTCCCTCTTCCTCATCGCTCACGCTCTCTGCAGACACGGATGGGAAGAACCTGGGATCCATGCTATTGACCCTGAGCAGATGCTCCAGGACCTGCCACTTGCTGGCCTCCGCGTAGGCCCGGGGACCCCACAGGAACTCGTAGCGGGCAGGGTCGCTGTGGGGCACCTGCTGGTACTTCAGGTAGCCAGCCTGCACCCACACTTCGGTGAGCAGCTCCCTCCTGGCACGCAACCCCAGCTTGCTGAGCGCTCCCCGCAACTCCTCCTCAGGGGCGCGCTCACCGAACAGGGTGATCATGGTCAGGACCATCACCAGGAGGCCGTCCTCGCACGTGCGCTGCCCGGCCCTCAGCACTGCATCCCaggtgaggcccagggtggggaccAGGACGTAGGTGCGATCGCGGGGGCCCACCTCCCTCACATCCAAGCCAAACACCACCTGCAGGCACTCGCAAGCGTGGCGGAAGACCTCGGGGAAGTGGTCCCGATGCTCCGGGAGGACCGTACTCAGCATCTCCACCTCGGAGGTCGGCTCCCCGCTACGATACTTGAGGAGCAGGAACACCACCAGGTCAACCATCAGCGAACCAAGTGCCTCCTGGGGCAAGGGCTCGGCATAGGCGGAGACGGAGGGGGCGCCAGGGGAGGCGGAGGACGAGGGGGATGCGGCCTCCTCCCCCGCAGCCCCCAGCAGCGACGCCTCCACCGGACCCTGGGCCGGGACTGGGGCCTGAGGGTCGGCCTCAGGCTGACGGAGCTCACTCATCTCGACTAGGGCCCTGATGCCTGTGCTCAGGCCGCCGACGGGAGTGTGGGCAGGGGACGTCGTACCTGGGGGAGAGACGGGGTGTGAGCGGCCTCCGTGGAGAAAGGCCCCCTGGGCAGCCCTGACGAAGGCCACTTACAGGTCTCCTCTTAAGGGCTGCCCTCGGGCCTCACAGGGGCGCTCCTATTGGGCAGCCTGTCCTCTGCCAACCtgaagaaggaagtgagggggCTCCTCAGGGTGCAGCCAGCACAGCCCCAGGTTCTGGGGCTGACAGGGCAGTGGGGTGACTTGGGTGTAGTGCGGTCCCCTCTGTTCTGGGGGGGGAGGCCCTGGGTACACACTCAGGGCACGCACCTCCCCTGGACTCCTGGCGCTGCCTGGGCCTCCTCTGCTCTGTACCCCGAGGACACGGTCCTCAGACCTGGGCCTTCGCCTCCCGGTTCCTGGAGCCCCTGTAAGAGGAATGGAGGGCGCACCTCTTGTGTACACTGTGGCACAGTTCCGGGCCTCGGTGCTGGTAGGAGAATTGGGCCGAACTCTGTGAGGTCCCCCCAGTTCTGAGATCTGGGATGGGTGGTCCCCTCGGGGCTCGCTCGTCGTGCTCACTCTTCCCCTTAAGGGCCTGGACCCTCCCCTTTGCAGGCCGGAGAGGAAACTCAGAACTGGACCCCGAATCTGAACAGAAAGCAGTGAGGGGGTCCCACAGGTGGCCGCACCTGCCCAGGGCCGCCCGAGGGTCCTAGGTTGGAGAGAGGCTgggtcctcacctcctcctcacaTCCTGCCTGGCCTCCCAGCGCTGACCACAGGGGCAGGTTTCTGTTGAGGCCCCTGTTCCAGGGCTGGGGGTCTGCTCAGTCCTCCCTCGGGGTCCTGGGAGTCCACCCTCTGCGGACCTGAAGGCTCACCCCTCACACCAAACACCTGACCTCCTGAGGACCCCGACCCAGAGGTCAGGAAACATGTCATCTGCTGACCGTGCTCTGGCGCCTCCAACGCCCCCGCGGAAGGGCAAAGGATCCCTCCCTGTGTTGGGGTCTAACGtcctcagtccttccttcctcgcGTGCAGGCTGGACTCTGGGCAGGACCTGGGACTGTCCCGTCTACCACTGTGAGTCCCTGCTCCTTATACCAGGTCTCCAGTCTCTCAGAGACCCTGACGTCAGGACAGGCCTACCGTGCTCATCCCGCCCCGGGGCCTCCCACGGCCACCTGCAAGGGTGATGATCTGGTGGGTCCCCTTAGTCCTGCCTAAGGGCCCTAAACTTTGTCCACCAGGGACGTGACATTTTACCCTCTGCCCTCATTAGACCCCGCCCCTCATCCCAGATCCCCAGCTTCTCTGAGAACCGGATGTCAGGAAGAGCTGATTTGTTCATCCCTCCCTACGGCCTCCCAGGGCCAACTCTGTTCTGGGATCCAGGTTGCCCTCAGTGCTCCCTCAGGGCCCTCACCTTGACTCCACACAGGACCTGGGATTCTGTGCAGTGCCCACCAGACAGCCCGCCTCTTATACCCCCTCTGCAGCGTCTCTGAGACCCTGCCCCATTCTCCCCGACCACAGCGTCTGTGAGACCtggatgtcaggaagtgctgcaTCTGTTCATCCCGCCCTACGGATCGAAAGGCCAActgggtcctgggatccaggttCCCCTCAGTCCTCCCTCAGTGCTCTCACCCTGACTCCACATAGGACCTGGAATTCTCTCCTGTGCCCGCCTAGCATCCCGCCCCTTataccccctccccagcctctctgaCACTCCGCCCCGTGCTCCACCTCCCCAGCGTCTCTGACACCCAGATGTCAGGAAGCGCTGCACGTGCTCATCCCGCCCTGTGGGCTCCCAGGGCCAATTCAGGTCTGGGGTCCAGGCTCCCCTCAGGGCCCTCACCTTGACTCCACGGAGGACCTCGGATACTCGCCCGTGCCCAGGAGACATCCCCGACCCTTATACCCCCTCCCTCGTCTCTCTGAGACCCCACCCCGTGCTCCCCCTCCCcagcgtctctgagacccggatgtcaggaagtgctgcacGTGCTCATCCCGCCCTATGGCCTCCCAAGGCCAACTGTGTCCTGGGGTCCAGGCCCCCCTCAGGGTACTCACCTTGACTCAACGCAAgacctgggattctctcccgtGCCCACGAGACACCCGGACCTTTATACCGCGTCCCCAGCCTCCCTGAGACCCCGCCCCGTGCTCCCCTTCCCcagcgtctctgagacccggatgtcaggaagtgctgcacGTGTTCATCCCGCCCTATGGCCTCCCAGGGCCAACTCTGTTCTGGGGTCCACACTCCCCTCAGTCCTCCCTCAGTGTGCTCACCTTGACTCCACGGAGGACCTGGGATACTCTCCAGTGCCCACCAGACATCCCCGCCCCTTATACCCCCTCCCTCGTCTCTCTGAAATCCCGCCCCGTGCTCCCCTCCCcagcgtctctgagacccggatgtcaggaacgGCTGCGTGTGCTCATCCCGCCCTATGGCATCCCAGGGCCAACTTTGTTCTGGGGTCCACACTTCCCTCAGGCCACCTTCAGGGCGCTCACCTTGACTCAACGCACGACATGGGAATTTCTCCCGTCCTAACCAGACACCCCGACCCTTATACCACCTCCCCAGGCTGAGAACCTGCCCCATGCTCCCCCTCCGcagcgtctctgagacccggatgtcaggaag from Phocoena phocoena chromosome X, mPhoPho1.1, whole genome shotgun sequence encodes the following:
- the LOC136142292 gene encoding melanoma-associated antigen 8-like, which encodes MSSADRALAPPTPPRKGKGSLPVSSLSETLTSGQAYRAHPTPGPPTATCKGGDLVPSFSETRKSGSADVFIPPYDLTGPTLFWGTTSPAHTPVGGLSTGIRALVEMSELRQPEADPQAPVPAQGPVEASLLGAAGEEAASPSSSASPGAPSVSAYAEPLPQEALGSLMVDLVVFLLLKYRSGEPTSEVEMLSTVLPEHRDHFPEVFRHACECLQVVFGLDVREVGPRDRTYVLVPTLGLTWDAVLRAGQRTCEDGLLVMVLTMITLFGERAPEEELRGALSKLGLRARRELLTEVWVQAGYLKYQQVPHSDPARYEFLWGPRAYAEASKWQVLEHLLRVNSMDPRFFPSVSAESVSDEEEGASARAAAGPTSSSFSRGAGRGADPSL